The Thermoplasmataceae archaeon genome has a segment encoding these proteins:
- a CDS encoding DsrE family protein translates to MTKVLFLIVSGEEASAKAEAGIAVAARSLSAKRYDDLKVLFFGPSEKYIAEADGSTRDMIKQLVDGKAVDSACVFIAEKGGIKDKLLSFGVELMPAGERIAHYVNNGYQVITF, encoded by the coding sequence ATGACAAAAGTCTTGTTCCTGATTGTGAGCGGTGAAGAAGCAAGTGCTAAAGCAGAAGCGGGTATAGCCGTCGCTGCCAGATCTCTATCGGCAAAACGATATGATGACTTGAAAGTCCTGTTCTTCGGGCCAAGCGAGAAGTACATAGCTGAGGCGGATGGATCCACAAGAGATATGATCAAGCAGCTAGTAGATGGAAAAGCTGTGGATTCCGCATGCGTATTTATTGCGGAGAAAGGTGGGATAAAGGATAAATTGCTGTCATTTGGCGTAGAACTGATGCCTGCTGGAGAAAGAATAGCACATTACGTCAACAATGGGTACCAGGTCATAACATTCTGA
- a CDS encoding aldo/keto reductase yields the protein MEYREFGKTGFKTSIIGMGTYYDPGWIVTAKLFRAQPNVAKHLEAIKTGLDGGINLIDTAELYGSENIVARAIEGRKREDLFIATKVWRSHLHHDSLIKACKKSLRNLNTNYIDLYQVHFPNGRVPIQETIGAMEYLVDQGLIRHFGISNFSMKQMEEAEDATKKYEITSTQMNYSLAHRNIEKDILPHCIENNIAVLPYFPLAHGKLSGQDRWPAEAADHLMKKHGLREPSTLALAWLTSKWKGIFPIPRASNPRHVKENLNAGAINLDTEDMKVLDDAFPA from the coding sequence ATGGAATACAGGGAATTCGGGAAGACAGGGTTTAAGACATCTATAATCGGCATGGGAACGTATTATGATCCGGGCTGGATAGTTACTGCAAAGTTGTTCAGGGCACAGCCGAATGTTGCCAAACATCTCGAAGCCATCAAAACTGGTCTCGATGGAGGTATAAACCTGATCGATACTGCGGAGCTCTATGGCTCAGAGAACATTGTCGCCAGAGCAATAGAAGGCAGGAAAAGAGAAGATCTCTTTATCGCAACAAAGGTCTGGCGATCCCACCTTCACCATGATTCCCTCATCAAGGCGTGCAAAAAGAGCTTGAGGAACCTTAATACAAATTATATCGATCTTTACCAGGTACATTTCCCGAACGGCCGCGTACCGATACAGGAAACCATTGGTGCTATGGAGTATCTCGTCGATCAGGGCCTGATAAGGCATTTTGGCATAAGCAATTTCAGCATGAAACAGATGGAAGAAGCGGAAGATGCGACCAAGAAATATGAGATAACATCCACACAGATGAATTACAGCCTAGCGCACAGGAATATAGAGAAAGATATCCTGCCACACTGCATTGAGAATAATATTGCAGTACTGCCTTATTTTCCGCTCGCTCATGGAAAACTCTCAGGACAGGATAGATGGCCTGCAGAAGCAGCCGATCATTTAATGAAAAAGCACGGATTACGGGAACCGTCTACACTTGCGCTTGCATGGCTGACAAGCAAGTGGAAGGGGATTTTCCCAATACCTCGTGCATCAAACCCGCGTCACGTAAAGGAAAACTTG